The proteins below come from a single Crossiella sp. CA-258035 genomic window:
- a CDS encoding DUF5682 family protein, whose product MARTQPLPARVTLLGIRHHGPGSARMVRAALAALSPEVILIEGPPEGDALLAHVPELTPPVALLLHEEADPASASFWPFARFSPEWQALSWGAEHGASTRFFDLPAAMSLARAANPPAERKVAVDPLAVLAEAAGFDDPERWWEDVVEHSSADPLGLAAAVAEAMGALREEFADTVDEHTLRREAAMRQNLRKALKDTEGPVAVVCGAWHVPALQQLPAATADAALLRGQPRLKVSGSWVPWSHGRLAATSGYGAGVDSPGWYAHLWERAEAGDVVPRWLARTAQVLREQGLPASTASAVEAVRLAETLAALRGRPSPGLAEVTEATLAVLCGGDDVGLKLVRERLVVGEELGAVGEKVPRSPLAADLARLQRRLRLAPEAAERNLRLDLRKDIDRERSKLLRRLRVLEVPWGEPEETGGLGTFTEGWTLRWDPGLAVALAAAARHGTTVESAASQVLVTGSAELPTVAEAAQLLDTAVGAELPAAVLAGRAALDRCAAAATDAIELLTALPALARTVRYGSVRGTDPELLRTALHGLLARGAVGLPMACLNIDDETAAHTLSTVDGAHEAVRLAADEEHAATWWEALRRLVELGARDAAKSGHGLPTGRACRLLWESGRLDTEAVAARLHRAVSPGGAAAAAAAFVAGFLHGSAALLAADTRLLGLVDGWLSGLSGEAFEDALPLLRRAVGTFSGPERRTLAERIAAGAGRSAAVDTDWDAGRADRLTGYVRELYRRAGTR is encoded by the coding sequence ATGGCCCGGACCCAGCCCCTGCCGGCCCGGGTCACCCTGCTCGGCATCCGGCACCACGGCCCCGGCTCGGCGCGGATGGTGCGCGCCGCACTGGCGGCGTTGTCGCCCGAGGTGATCCTCATCGAGGGGCCGCCGGAGGGGGACGCGCTGCTGGCGCACGTGCCGGAGCTGACCCCGCCGGTGGCGCTGCTGCTGCACGAGGAGGCCGATCCGGCCAGCGCCTCGTTCTGGCCGTTCGCCCGCTTCTCCCCGGAGTGGCAGGCGCTGAGCTGGGGCGCCGAGCACGGCGCGTCGACCCGGTTCTTCGACCTGCCCGCGGCGATGTCCCTGGCCAGGGCGGCAAACCCGCCGGCGGAGCGGAAGGTCGCGGTCGACCCGCTGGCGGTGCTGGCCGAGGCGGCCGGGTTCGACGACCCGGAACGCTGGTGGGAGGACGTGGTCGAGCACTCCTCGGCCGACCCGCTCGGCCTGGCCGCCGCGGTGGCCGAGGCGATGGGCGCACTGCGCGAGGAGTTCGCCGACACCGTGGACGAGCACACGCTGCGGCGTGAGGCGGCCATGCGGCAGAACCTGCGGAAGGCGCTGAAGGACACCGAAGGGCCGGTCGCGGTGGTCTGCGGGGCGTGGCACGTGCCCGCGCTGCAACAGCTTCCGGCCGCGACCGCGGACGCGGCGCTGCTGCGCGGGCAGCCGAGGCTGAAGGTCTCCGGCAGCTGGGTGCCGTGGAGCCACGGGCGGCTGGCGGCCACCTCCGGCTACGGCGCGGGGGTGGACTCGCCGGGCTGGTACGCGCACCTGTGGGAGCGGGCCGAGGCGGGCGATGTGGTGCCGCGCTGGCTGGCGCGCACCGCGCAGGTGTTGCGGGAACAGGGACTGCCCGCCTCCACGGCCAGTGCGGTGGAGGCGGTGCGGCTGGCCGAGACGCTGGCCGCGCTGCGCGGGCGGCCCTCGCCGGGGCTGGCCGAGGTCACCGAGGCGACCCTGGCGGTGCTCTGCGGCGGGGACGACGTGGGGCTGAAGCTGGTGCGGGAGCGGCTGGTCGTCGGCGAGGAGCTGGGCGCGGTCGGGGAGAAGGTGCCGCGCTCGCCGCTGGCCGCGGACCTGGCCCGGTTGCAGCGGCGGCTGCGGCTGGCCCCGGAGGCCGCCGAGCGGAACCTGCGGCTGGACCTGCGCAAGGACATCGACCGGGAGCGCTCGAAGCTGTTGCGGCGGTTGCGGGTGCTGGAGGTGCCGTGGGGCGAGCCGGAGGAGACCGGCGGGCTGGGCACCTTCACCGAGGGCTGGACGCTGCGCTGGGACCCGGGCCTGGCGGTGGCGCTGGCCGCGGCCGCCCGGCACGGCACGACGGTCGAGTCGGCGGCGAGCCAGGTGCTGGTCACCGGCTCGGCGGAGCTGCCGACGGTGGCCGAGGCGGCCCAGCTGCTGGACACCGCGGTCGGCGCCGAGCTGCCGGCGGCGGTGCTGGCCGGGCGGGCCGCGCTGGACCGGTGCGCGGCCGCGGCCACCGACGCGATCGAGCTGCTCACCGCGCTGCCCGCGCTGGCCCGCACGGTCCGCTACGGCTCGGTCCGCGGCACCGACCCGGAGCTGTTGCGCACCGCGCTGCACGGGCTGCTCGCCCGCGGCGCGGTCGGGTTGCCGATGGCCTGCCTGAACATCGACGACGAGACCGCGGCCCACACACTGTCCACTGTGGACGGAGCACATGAGGCGGTGCGGCTGGCCGCCGACGAGGAGCACGCCGCGACCTGGTGGGAGGCGCTGCGGCGGCTGGTCGAGCTGGGCGCGCGGGACGCGGCCAAGTCCGGGCACGGGCTGCCCACCGGACGGGCCTGCCGGCTGCTGTGGGAGTCCGGGCGGCTGGACACCGAGGCGGTGGCCGCCCGGCTGCACCGCGCGGTCTCGCCGGGCGGGGCCGCGGCGGCGGCCGCGGCGTTCGTGGCCGGGTTCCTGCACGGCTCGGCCGCGCTGCTGGCCGCGGACACCCGGCTGCTCGGCCTGGTGGACGGCTGGCTCTCCGGCCTGTCCGGCGAGGCGTTCGAGGACGCGCTGCCGCTGCTGCGGCGCGCGGTGGGCACCTTCAGCGGCCCGGAACGCCGCACCCTGGCCGAGCGGATCGCCGCGGGCGCGGGCCGGAGCGCGGCCGTGGACACCGACTGGGACGCCGGGCGGGCCGACCGGCTCACCGGCTACGTGCGCGAGCTGTACCGAAGGGCGGGCACCCGATGA
- a CDS encoding SWIM zinc finger family protein, producing the protein MDVDAVLALAPDQQVAASAAKLTALAGWDWLGRDERLLWGLCRGSGSKPYQVCVDLTDRAAKCSCPSRKFPCKHALALQLLHALDKVEPGVPLQWAGEWLAKRESRTAPTELDTSAEAVQRRAAAAERTAAKRAAAVQAGVSGLREWLADLAAGGIAGLPSREPEWWRMSSARMVDAKAPGLAESITELSAVVRAGGRRWAEVAADRIGGLHLLATVAPDPPEELAAVVRRRLGFTVREDEVRAGEGWSDRWVPLLLRDSDDGRIRTVQQWAWARQRREWVTVLRHGVLGGPGIGPALPVGGEFEGTLYPYPAGIPRRMAVGDVGEVRAAEAIELPETWAAALAGLEPALVADPWQRRHPLGCQRVRLGLAGHEHGLVDAEDRWLPVRQDSAVDRALALHGGAAFDAVCLWNGWTLTLGAAAEPGQAPVVLA; encoded by the coding sequence GTGGATGTCGACGCGGTGCTGGCGCTGGCGCCCGACCAGCAGGTCGCGGCCAGCGCGGCCAAGCTGACCGCCCTGGCCGGCTGGGACTGGCTGGGGCGGGACGAGCGGCTGCTCTGGGGACTGTGCCGGGGCAGCGGCAGCAAGCCGTACCAGGTGTGCGTCGACCTGACCGACCGCGCGGCCAAGTGCTCCTGCCCATCCCGGAAGTTCCCGTGCAAGCACGCGCTGGCCCTCCAGCTGCTGCACGCGCTGGACAAGGTGGAGCCGGGCGTGCCGTTGCAGTGGGCAGGGGAGTGGCTGGCCAAGCGGGAGTCGCGGACCGCGCCCACCGAGCTGGACACCTCCGCGGAGGCGGTCCAGCGGCGGGCGGCGGCGGCCGAGCGGACCGCGGCCAAGCGGGCGGCCGCGGTGCAGGCCGGGGTGAGCGGGCTGCGCGAGTGGCTGGCCGACCTGGCCGCCGGTGGCATCGCCGGGCTGCCCTCGCGGGAGCCGGAGTGGTGGCGGATGTCCTCGGCCAGGATGGTGGACGCCAAGGCGCCCGGACTGGCCGAGTCGATCACCGAGCTGTCCGCGGTGGTCCGGGCCGGTGGACGGCGCTGGGCCGAGGTGGCCGCGGACCGGATCGGCGGGCTGCACCTGCTGGCCACGGTCGCGCCGGACCCGCCGGAAGAACTCGCCGCGGTGGTGCGGCGGCGGCTCGGGTTCACCGTGCGCGAGGACGAGGTGCGCGCGGGCGAGGGCTGGTCGGACCGCTGGGTGCCGCTGCTGCTGCGGGACTCCGACGACGGGCGGATCCGTACCGTGCAGCAGTGGGCCTGGGCACGCCAGCGGCGGGAGTGGGTGACCGTGCTGCGGCACGGGGTGCTCGGCGGGCCCGGCATCGGACCGGCGCTGCCGGTGGGCGGGGAGTTCGAGGGCACGCTGTACCCGTATCCGGCCGGGATCCCCCGGCGGATGGCGGTGGGGGACGTGGGCGAGGTGCGCGCGGCCGAGGCGATCGAGCTGCCGGAGACCTGGGCGGCGGCACTGGCCGGGCTGGAACCGGCGCTGGTGGCCGATCCGTGGCAGCGCAGGCATCCGCTGGGCTGCCAGCGGGTCCGGCTCGGCCTGGCCGGGCACGAGCACGGGCTGGTGGACGCCGAGGACCGGTGGCTGCCGGTGCGCCAGGACAGCGCGGTGGACCGGGCGCTGGCGCTGCACGGCGGGGCCGCCTTCGACGCGGTGTGCCTGTGGAACGGCTGGACGCTGACCCTGGGTGCGGCCGCCGAACCGGGTCAGGCTCCGGTGGTGCTGGCGTGA
- a CDS encoding AAA family ATPase: MTTENGGGALRPSAEEQYAAELAACAAADDRPRPPRWRMSPQAVVRYVLGGKLPDGTVITPKYIGDRRLVEVAVGTLVTDRALLLLGVPGTAKSWLSEHLAAAVSGDSTLVVQGTAGTSEDSIRYGWNYARLIAEGPSEAALVPSPVLRAMRTGAVARIEELTRMPSEVQDSLITVLSEKALPVPELNQQVQAIAGFTVIATANDRDRGVNQMSAALARRFNTVVLPPPATEDAEVEIVAQRSAQLGRALQLPAEPPSLAEVRRVVRIFRELRNGGTSDGRTQLKKPSGSLSTAEAISVVTSGMALAAHFGDGVVGADELAAGLLGAVVKDRVSDAAAWQEYLEAVVRERAEWRDLYRACRELGV, from the coding sequence GTGACGACCGAGAACGGCGGCGGCGCACTCCGCCCCAGCGCCGAAGAGCAGTACGCCGCCGAGCTGGCCGCCTGCGCCGCGGCGGACGACCGCCCGCGCCCGCCGCGCTGGCGGATGTCCCCACAGGCCGTGGTGCGCTACGTGCTCGGCGGCAAGCTGCCGGACGGCACGGTGATCACGCCCAAGTACATCGGCGACCGGCGGCTGGTGGAGGTCGCGGTGGGCACCCTGGTCACCGACCGGGCGCTGCTGCTGCTCGGCGTGCCGGGCACGGCGAAGTCCTGGCTGTCCGAGCACCTGGCGGCCGCGGTCAGCGGCGACTCCACGCTCGTCGTGCAGGGCACCGCGGGCACCAGCGAGGACTCGATCCGCTACGGCTGGAACTACGCCCGGCTGATCGCCGAGGGGCCGAGCGAGGCCGCGCTGGTGCCCTCGCCGGTGCTGCGCGCGATGCGCACCGGGGCGGTGGCCAGGATCGAGGAGCTGACCAGGATGCCCTCGGAGGTGCAGGACTCGCTGATCACCGTGCTCAGCGAGAAGGCGCTGCCGGTGCCAGAGCTGAACCAGCAGGTGCAGGCGATCGCCGGGTTCACCGTGATCGCCACCGCGAACGACCGGGACCGCGGCGTGAACCAGATGTCGGCCGCGCTGGCCAGGCGGTTCAACACGGTGGTGCTGCCGCCGCCGGCCACCGAGGACGCCGAGGTGGAGATCGTCGCGCAGCGCTCGGCGCAGCTGGGCCGGGCGTTGCAGCTGCCCGCCGAGCCGCCCTCGCTGGCCGAGGTGCGCCGGGTGGTGCGGATCTTCCGCGAGCTGCGCAACGGGGGCACCTCCGACGGGCGCACCCAGCTGAAGAAGCCCAGCGGCAGCCTGTCCACCGCCGAGGCGATCTCGGTGGTGACCAGCGGGATGGCGCTGGCCGCGCACTTCGGCGACGGGGTGGTCGGCGCGGACGAGCTGGCCGCCGGGCTGCTCGGCGCGGTGGTCAAGGACCGGGTGTCGGACGCGGCGGCCTGGCAGGAGTACCTGGAGGCCGTGGTCAGGGAACGCGCCGAGTGGCGGGACCTCTACCGGGCCTGCCGGGAGCTCGGCGTCTGA
- a CDS encoding DUF5691 domain-containing protein, producing the protein MTGWQETVQRLLVGATRSTVDGEELLADCAALGLARHGAQQPRAGGIEVLAPAPAESRPVAPDRTAGLLSQILAWEDPHLLTEWCLAVARAGRIAPPRALPDLLAAGTARTGCRPEIVEVLGARGRWLAGMRPSWSWAAGTPETPEGLADLNELLDLPLPQRKAGLRWARLSDPAGVRRLITEGWSGLWRAGDRRLLVTALADGLSAADEPLLEAALDDRAGAVHNEAVRLLRLLPGSALSERSAARLRAGLHVSRGELTVREDGPYGSEPEPAEVRDLLREGTLESGVSGRLLGAASGVPPELFLELFGADTEQLLQASPWAPMLLKGIAAALPRSADPLRWLPAVAKVLSQADLLDILAELPSELAARALAGLVGRWNYDVLDHACAGLPGPWPAETTSAVLARYAEMSDRRWRAGRPPELLMRRGDLGVLTRHWRRITLRWPEHGAEHSVLELRTELFRALDDRKDPA; encoded by the coding sequence GTGACCGGGTGGCAGGAAACGGTGCAGCGCCTGCTGGTCGGCGCGACCAGGTCCACTGTGGACGGTGAAGAGCTGCTGGCCGACTGCGCCGCGCTCGGGCTGGCCAGGCACGGCGCGCAGCAGCCGCGGGCCGGTGGCATCGAGGTGCTGGCGCCCGCGCCGGCGGAGAGCAGGCCGGTCGCGCCGGACCGCACCGCGGGGCTGTTGAGCCAGATCCTGGCCTGGGAGGACCCGCACCTGCTCACCGAGTGGTGCCTGGCGGTGGCCCGCGCGGGCCGGATCGCGCCGCCGAGGGCGCTGCCGGACCTGCTGGCCGCGGGCACCGCGCGCACCGGCTGCCGGCCGGAGATCGTGGAGGTGCTGGGCGCGCGCGGACGCTGGCTGGCCGGGATGCGGCCGTCCTGGTCGTGGGCGGCGGGCACCCCGGAGACGCCGGAGGGCCTGGCCGACCTCAACGAGCTGCTGGACCTGCCGCTGCCACAACGGAAGGCGGGGCTGCGCTGGGCGCGGCTGTCCGATCCGGCCGGGGTGCGGCGGCTGATCACCGAGGGCTGGTCCGGGCTGTGGCGGGCCGGGGACCGGCGGCTGCTGGTCACCGCGCTGGCCGACGGGCTCAGCGCCGCGGACGAGCCGCTGCTGGAGGCCGCGCTGGACGACCGGGCCGGCGCGGTGCACAACGAGGCCGTGCGGCTGCTCCGGCTGCTGCCAGGGTCGGCGCTCTCCGAACGGTCCGCGGCCCGGCTGCGGGCCGGGCTGCACGTCTCCCGCGGCGAGCTGACCGTGCGCGAGGACGGCCCGTACGGCAGCGAACCGGAGCCGGCCGAGGTGCGGGACCTGTTGCGCGAGGGCACCTTGGAGAGCGGGGTGAGCGGACGGCTGCTCGGCGCGGCCAGCGGGGTGCCGCCGGAGCTGTTCCTCGAACTGTTCGGCGCGGACACCGAACAGCTGCTGCAAGCCTCGCCGTGGGCGCCGATGCTGCTCAAGGGGATCGCCGCCGCGCTGCCGCGCTCGGCCGACCCGCTGCGCTGGCTGCCCGCGGTGGCCAAGGTGCTCTCCCAGGCCGACCTGCTGGACATCCTCGCCGAGCTGCCCAGCGAGCTGGCCGCGCGGGCGCTGGCCGGGCTGGTCGGCCGGTGGAACTACGACGTGCTCGACCACGCCTGCGCCGGGCTGCCCGGCCCGTGGCCCGCGGAGACCACCAGCGCGGTGCTGGCCCGCTACGCCGAGATGAGCGACCGCCGCTGGCGGGCCGGGCGGCCGCCCGAGCTGCTGATGCGCCGCGGCGACCTGGGCGTGCTGACCCGGCACTGGCGGCGGATCACCCTGCGCTGGCCCGAGCACGGCGCCGAACACTCAGTACTGGAGCTGCGCACCGAACTGTTCCGTGCGCTCGACGATCGGAAGGACCCGGCGTGA
- a CDS encoding homogentisate 1,2-dioxygenase, producing the protein MPYYRAVGSIPQKRHTQFRDPDGKLYAEELMGVEGFSSDSALLYHRHLPTAIVNAEVVAEWRGTTTANQPLKPRHFRTQELKWDAPAEVDAVTGRRLLFGNADVAICFTAPTTASPLYRNAFGDELLYVQTGTAVIETIYGPLEVADGDYVVIPTSCTYRVVPQGGEQLRLLVLEATGHIGPPKRYLSNKGQFLEHAPYCERDQRGPTEPLLVEGTDVEVLVRHRTGLTRFTYANHPFDVVGWDGCLYPWAFNIRDFEPITGRVHQPPPVHQTFEGPNFVVCSFCPRKVDYHPLAVPVPYNHANVDSDELMFYVGGNYEARKGSGIGIGSMSLHPSGCTHGPQPGAVEASLGADYFDETAVMVDTFRPLELGEAAQDCEDPRYAWSWARRGPDWT; encoded by the coding sequence ATGCCTTACTACCGCGCGGTGGGTTCGATCCCCCAAAAGCGCCACACCCAGTTCCGCGATCCGGACGGCAAGCTGTACGCCGAAGAGCTGATGGGCGTGGAGGGTTTCTCCTCCGACTCGGCCCTGCTCTACCACCGGCACCTGCCGACCGCGATCGTGAACGCCGAGGTCGTGGCCGAGTGGCGGGGCACGACCACGGCCAACCAGCCGCTCAAGCCCCGGCACTTCCGCACCCAGGAGCTGAAGTGGGACGCCCCAGCCGAGGTGGACGCGGTCACCGGACGGCGGCTGCTGTTCGGCAACGCCGACGTCGCGATCTGCTTCACCGCGCCGACCACGGCCAGCCCGCTCTACCGCAACGCCTTCGGTGACGAGCTGCTCTACGTGCAGACCGGCACCGCGGTGATCGAGACCATCTACGGCCCGCTGGAAGTGGCCGACGGCGACTACGTGGTCATCCCGACCTCCTGCACCTACCGGGTCGTGCCCCAGGGCGGCGAACAGCTCCGGCTGCTCGTGCTGGAGGCCACCGGGCACATCGGGCCGCCCAAGCGCTACCTGTCGAACAAGGGCCAGTTCCTGGAGCACGCGCCCTACTGCGAGCGGGACCAGCGCGGGCCGACCGAGCCGCTGCTGGTCGAGGGCACCGACGTGGAGGTGCTGGTCCGGCACCGCACCGGGCTGACCAGGTTCACCTACGCCAACCACCCGTTCGACGTGGTCGGCTGGGACGGCTGCCTGTACCCGTGGGCGTTCAACATCCGCGACTTCGAGCCGATCACCGGCCGGGTGCACCAGCCGCCGCCGGTGCACCAGACCTTCGAGGGCCCGAACTTCGTGGTCTGCTCGTTCTGCCCGCGCAAGGTCGACTACCACCCGCTCGCGGTGCCGGTGCCCTACAACCACGCGAACGTGGACTCCGACGAGCTGATGTTCTACGTCGGCGGCAACTACGAGGCGCGCAAGGGCTCCGGGATCGGCATCGGGTCGATGTCGCTGCACCCCTCCGGCTGCACGCACGGGCCGCAGCCGGGCGCCGTCGAGGCGTCCCTGGGGGCGGACTACTTCGACGAGACCGCGGTCATGGTGGACACCTTCCGGCCGCTGGAGCTGGGCGAGGCCGCGCAGGACTGCGAGGACCCGCGCTACGCCTGGTCCTGGGCCAGGCGCGGACCCGACTGGACCTGA